One genomic region from Balaenoptera acutorostrata chromosome 1, mBalAcu1.1, whole genome shotgun sequence encodes:
- the ZNF691 gene encoding zinc finger protein 691: MGSEKEQSPEQHLPEEGERGNKPWRVDDSEGSWIPDGEKEHGRASLSEGPRGLYPEKPPQDATVPAGEPEDLSAHPRPEADEKPFICAQCGKTFNNTSNLRTHQRIHTGEKPYKCSECGKSFSRSSNRIRHERIHLEEKHYKCPNCEESFRRHSDLTTHQQDHLGRRPFRCDICGKSFSQSSALAVHYRTHLEPAPYICCECGKSFSNSSSFGVHHRTHTGERPYECAECGRTFSDISNFGAHQRTHRGEKPYRCTLCGKHFSRSSNLIRHQKTHRGEQAGKDAS; this comes from the coding sequence ATGGGCAGTGAGAAGGAGCAGAGCCCAGAACAGCACCTGCCTGAGGAAGGGGAACGGGGTAATAAGCCCTGGAGAGTGGATGACTCAGAGGGTTCTTGGATCCCAGATGGGGAGAAAGAGCATGGGCGAGCAAGCCTGTCAGAGGGGCCACGAGGGCTCTatccagagaagccaccgcaggaCGCCACTGTCCCCGCTGGAGAGCCAGAGGACCTCTCTGCTCATCCGAGGCCCGAGGCCGATGAGAAGCCCTTTATATGTGCCCAGTGTGGCAAAACCTTCAATAATACCTCCAACCTGAGAACACACCAGCGGATCCACACAGGCGAGAAACCCTACAAGTGTTCTGAGTGTGGCAAGAGCTTCTCGAGGAGCTCCAACCGCATCCGGCACGAGCGCATCCACCTGGAGGAGAAGCACTATAAGTGCCCCAACTGCGAGGAGAGCTTCCGGCGGCACTCGGACCTCACCACGCACCAGCAGGACCACCTGGGCAGGCGGCCCTTCCGCTGCGACATCTGCGGCAAGAGCTTCAGCCAGAGCTCGGCGCTGGCCGTGCACTACCGGACCCACCTGGAGCCGGCGCCCTACATCTGCTGCGAGTGCGGGAAGAGCTTCAGCAACAGCTCCAGCTTCGGCGTGCACCACCGCACCCACACGGGTGAGCGGCCCTATGAGTGCGCCGAGTGCGGGCGGACCTTCAGCGACATCTCCAACTTTGGGGCGCACCAGAGGACCCACAGGGGCGAGAAGCCCTACCGGTGCACGCTGTGCGGGAAGCACTTCTCCCGCAGCTCCAATCTCATCCGCCACCAGAAAACTCACCGAGGAGAGCAGGCTGGGAAAGATGCCAGCTGA